The Panicum hallii strain FIL2 chromosome 5, PHallii_v3.1, whole genome shotgun sequence genome contains the following window.
ACTTGGCTTTATTGATACTCTGAGCTTGTCCAGTTTACCAATTTTGTTGTTCAGAATCTGAAACGCAATGCCTGTAAAATGTAATTCTGTTTACGTAATTGAATCTTCTCACAGTCTGCTGGAGTCACTGTGTCTGAATTTCCACCTGGATGCTTACAGGATTGATGTGCTTTTTTAGCTATGGTTCAGGACCAGCACTACATAGTCTACGCTGCATAACTATATGTTCTTTCCTTAACAAGTTAGGGGTATCCGTTACCTGTCGTACATCATGATAAATGCCATTGGAATGCCAAACAGATGATCCTTGAAGGCTTGAACATTGCCTGCCCTCATATTTGCTGTAGATTCTGACTCAGGGCTCACCATTTATCAGAATGTGTCCTCTGCTTCCTGAATATGTCATACAGTTTGTGCTCTTTCCTACTTTGTTTTATTGGGTTTCCAAATCTTCAATTAATACGACACAGAAGGATTACCAAGGTGCATAAGCCCTGAAAACAGCTGAAGTTATTTTATCATCTCCAAGCACAACTTGAATAATCCAAAGGTGCCTTTCTTATGACACATCCTCTCTTTGGTTTTCTGGAGATGCAGGTGTCAACAGCAATGTGTTTGCAAAATCTAGTCAGATACAGAGTGATTATACAAGAATGTGCATTACCTGTGCTGAAAAGTTCTGAAAGATCCTACTAGGTGCCGTAGTTACACCCCaccaaaaaaaaatgaaaagaaaaggaaagaaagctgCTGTAGCTGACCATTTTCCAACAGTCTCGACCACACAATGGGTGGAGCGGAATTTCATTGGCTGTGCATCGAAAGCATCTAGTCTCATATTGACACTTGAAAGCTGCAACTGCAACGGTTACAACTAGCCAACCACTACCAAAAATTGCATCTGCAACGATTGATATTAGAAGATGGAGTAGCTTCTATTTTATTCTACGCAGTACGACTAGCCTAAAAATTTCCTTAGCAATTGTTCAACTCTGTCATCAGATTGGTACAGCTGGTACACAAGAACGGCAGCAAGCAAGACCAGCAATGCCACGGAAATGTGCTTCCAATTTAGCTGCAGCGACTCAATAGGCCGCACTGTCTCAAGTGTCCTCCTGGCACCAGATTCATCCTCCAGTGTAGTCACCTCCTCAGCTTCCACCTCTTCTTGTGGAGTGCTACCAGTTGGTGCCACCTTTAATTTCCACATAAATAAACAAAGGCAGTTAGAGGTTAAGTGGTAGACCAACAAGAGATAGGTTAATCTATCCGCCAAAAATTAAATTAGGATGCAACTAATGTTCAGTTGCCAATGAAGTGGGAATACACAAGACACTCATAGCTTCGATATGTTCCATAACAAAAACATTATACTTAAACATAGAACTGACCTTGTGTTGTGTTGTTGAACAATTTAGAGATGCTTCCTCCATTACTTTAAGGGGCCTGAGTTCACCTTCAGTTGCAGTAACTTCTTCGCTCAATGATGTAGCTCCACTATCATTTTCCTTGCATTTTTTAGCCAATATCCGGTTCTTTTTTGTCAGTGTAACAATCTGTACAGCACAGGCATCAGGGAGGGTTCGATAACCGCTCAAGATATTTACATACATAATACAACAACAACTATAGAATGATACAGAAGCGGAGGAAAAGCAGCAGGAGAGAATTTCAGAGCGAAGGCAGCAGGAGAACAATACAGCAGAACAAGTGAACAACAAAATATGTTTGCGCGGCTACATATCAAGAACAACTCAATTCATAAGCTTGGGGACTAATTCTTTTGGAAAAGCAGACAATTCATTTCAAAGAATAGAGGATAAATCTATTTCTATTTCCAAAAAAACACAGAAGAAAATGGTGCCAATAAGGGTCGTTGCAATTACGCAGCACAATAAAAGGCACTTGTTCCCTCAACTTATTCAAAGTCATCAGATTAAAGCAATAGTAATTACATATTCAATCATGGGATTCTTCTTCTGCATTAGATGAACCACAATGAAAATAATTATTGTATACTGTGAAGAGTTTGGTTCAGTCTGCCTAAACatgatatatatacatacatatatacatacatatatatatatatatatataaggatttCATATTAGACACATAGGGGACATAAAAGCGATCATTCGATATTTTTGATATTTATCCTTTCTATGTCTGTGTTTTCAGTTTTCACACCAGCATCCCAGAGGAAGTAGTGTGCAACTCATTCAGGAGTCAGGACACTAAGTCATCGATATCAAAGCACTAATCGAATGTTTAATAATCATATAGATTACAGCTGCTATGTATATACATCCAAATAACATGCAAACACTGATACACAGCATAAAAAAGTAATATAACAAACTTTCCTCAATAAGAACGTAAGTACCTGCAGATGAAGTCGTTCTCTTTCCAAGGCAAGTTTTGCAACCAGGTCAGTGATAGTTTTAGTTTTGCTGCCAATGTCTTTTGCAGTGCACATCTTCAGTTGATTGGCTTGATGCAACGAGTTTTCTAGACTTTCTACTCGACCTCTCAGAAATGATAGCTCTTCACTAAGCTCTAAATTAGTGTCTGTCAACAATGAACATTTTGATTCGGCATTCTCAGCCCTGGTTTCAGCTTTCAAATACTTTTCTTTCAGGTCTTCAATCATATGTTCCATATCAGACATCGAAGATCTTAACATACCCTGTTGTTCAACAATAGCATCTACTGATGCTCTTGCATGCTCTAATTGAGTGTCCGATTCCTTAAGCTTTGTCTCCAATAAGCCAGCCCTATCTGACCCCTGACTTTTAAGAGAGTCCAACTGCCCGCTGAGCTGAACATTAGTTTGAGTGAGCTGTGTACACCTTGCTTCAGCATTTTGTGTTCTACTTTCTGCATTGGTAATGGCAAGTTTAAGATCACTGATAATATTCCCAAATGGGTTTATCTCAGCCTGCATTGTATTCTGCTCTTCTTCAGTTTCCCCTCTTGATAGCAGTGACCACTGTGGATGAGAACCAGAGTCCCTCAACCATTCCTCCAGCTGTTGAACCTTATTCCGTAAAGTCAAGAATTCAGGTGGTGATAGCACCTGCATCTGCACAGCCTCCTGACTGGCATTCTTGTCACTGTCTCCAGGCACTGTCTCCCTTGTGCTCTGGTTGACATTTAATTTCATCAAGCTTTCCTCTAACTTTGATTTAAGATCACCTTCCCTGCAAACTGAAGCAGTCAGAGAGAACTGGATGGTATCAATTGTACCAATGAGTTCCTTTGAGGCTCCAAGAAACAGCTGGGAAGCATTTTCTGCTGCGAACATTCTTTTGTAAAGAGCTCCGATGAATTCCTCCAAGAAATAC
Protein-coding sequences here:
- the LOC112895128 gene encoding WPP domain-interacting tail-anchored protein 1-like, coding for MDAHSFQDDDYFQEDMLLHGEQQVAGPSAGDILARVDLRVAFGSEKLLNLEMLVMEIARRAADIEPLMREPQSISAESVDKAFEFDALYGIVDSETNELEKLVASIQMDIASAEGKVSEEEPWSRLTDKLHTATDSLKRMQELISTIRRESATFEKTIQPSHDNQGTGEVMGYENGHMSTHTTMQAEDQRNVLQMLQQSIASELDLQQKIFDSQSSVEDLKMKLHYAEQESYFLEEFIGALYKRMFAAENASQLFLGASKELIGTIDTIQFSLTASVCREGDLKSKLEESLMKLNVNQSTRETVPGDSDKNASQEAVQMQVLSPPEFLTLRNKVQQLEEWLRDSGSHPQWSLLSRGETEEEQNTMQAEINPFGNIISDLKLAITNAESRTQNAEARCTQLTQTNVQLSGQLDSLKSQGSDRAGLLETKLKESDTQLEHARASVDAIVEQQGMLRSSMSDMEHMIEDLKEKYLKAETRAENAESKCSLLTDTNLELSEELSFLRGRVESLENSLHQANQLKMCTAKDIGSKTKTITDLVAKLALERERLHLQIVTLTKKNRILAKKCKENDSGATSLSEEVTATEGELRPLKVMEEASLNCSTTQHKVAPTGSTPQEEVEAEEVTTLEDESGARRTLETVRPIESLQLNWKHISVALLVLLAAVLVYQLYQSDDRVEQLLRKFLG